cagTACAAgtacagcctggcctacagagtgagttccagggcagccaggctacatagggaaaccctgtctcagaaagaccaAAAACAGACATCGTCTTGACATAGAGTTATTATATTAACCAACTGTTACACCTTCTAGGCGGTGACCATTAGTGGTAGAGCACAGCTATTGTAACAGATGTGCCGTAAAATTCCCAATAGGAAACAGCTGAAAACAGCTCACGCGCAAAGGATTGCAAGAGCCTGGCGTGGCCATTATACAGAGAAATATTATTCAGCCACGAAAAGGGCAGGTGTGACCCATGGTACGATGAGGATGAGCCTATTCAGTGATGGAAGCCTCATCAAGAAACACTGCCttgacaaacagagagagagagagagagagagagagagagagagagagagagagagagagagggctgtcTGAATGAGAACAGCTCCCATTGGCTCATGTGTTTTTAAAGCGTGGTCCCCCAGGTAATAGAACTGTTAGGACAGGATTAGGAGACATGGCCTcctcagaggaagtgtgtcattgagaGAGAACTTTGAGGGTTCAACAGCCTACAGCAGGCCCAGGGCCTGCTCCCTGCCATATTGAtcatggactgagcctctgaaactgtaagcaagccccattaaatgcttcctttataagagttgccttggtcatggtgtctcttcacagtagaacagtaactaagacactatgACCCAACTTATAGAAAGGTCTCCAGAGAAGCAAAATGCATAGACACAGAGGACCTAGGGGACAACAGGAGTTGTCGCTTAAATGACAGTGTTCGGGGCAAAGCCCAATGGTGGAAGCTGTGGTACCGGATACTTGAAAGGCTCAGGCAGAAGAGTGTAGGCAACTCATttgagactctgtcttcaaaCGACTTTGAGAGTCAGGAAAGATAGCACAGCAATTatgagcaccagctgctcttgcagaggccttggtttgattcccagcacccacaggtcgGAGCACAGccgtctgttactccagttccagggaaccggaaaccctcttcaggcctctgtgagcaccaggcgtgaacatggtgcacagacacagaggaaaaaacacacattaacagctgggggcgtggtcagggtggagccccgcctagaatccctcagtgaggggactgggggcgtggtcagggtggagccccgcctagaatccccagtgaggttTGGGGCCCTTTGGTGCTAATGTGGTTGGGCTGTTTGAGATGAGGTCCCAGGAAAGTCAGAAGTGAGAGCTGCCTGGGTTCATCCACTCACCTTTCAGTCTACCTGCGGCCCTGACCTTTTGGGGTGTCTACACTAAGTTCCAGCCCTGGTTCCCAAGAGGGGCTCCACTCTCCTTCCTCGGGACAAGCAGCAAACCCCACTAGCTGTCCGCTGTCCTCAGCGTCCTCCACGTGCTTTGGTTCACACCGGGCAGATGTAACACCTGCTTTTAAATTCACTTAAGTCAGCCTCCATTCTGCGTCTGGAATACATTACCAGCCAGAGAcagcagggaagggaaagaggggagggagcagaaaaCACAACACAGGCCTATTTAGAGATTTCCCTCTAAATGGATTTTAATTCTCTCGATTTATCAGAGTTCCGCGAAGCCGCTGACAAGTGCAAAGCCAGCTCCAGCCACATGGACAGGGATGTGGGCGCAGCTGCGGACCCGCCATCGACTCTCAGACTCCCAGCCACGCACCGACTGACCGGCCATGGGACAGTTGTGTCCCTTCTCTGAGCATCAGTCTGTGCGAGTGAAATGGGAGCAAGGACCGCAGGAGATCCTGAAGGACAAAGGCCAGGGCTGGTCAGCAGTGTCTCAGGCGCAGTGAATGCTGGGGAGACTGGAAAGGTTGAGATGACAGTCATGATgttggtgatgatagtgatggtgatggtggtgatggtgatggtgatggtgatggtggtgatggtgatggtgatgatgatgatggtggtgatggtgatggtggtgatggtgatggtggtgatggtgatgNNNNNNNNNNNNNNNNNNNNNNNNNNNNNNNNNNNNNNNNNNNNNNNNNNNNNNNNNNNNNNNNNNNNNNNNNNNNNNNNNNNNNNNNNNNNNNNNNNNNNNNNNNNNNNNNNNNNNNNNNNNNNNNNNNNNNNNNNNNNNNNNNNNNNNNNNNNNNNNNNNNNNNNNNNNNNNNNNNNNNNNNNNNNNNNNNNNNNNNNNNNNNNNNNNNNNNNNNNNNNNNNNNNNNNNNNNNNNNNNNNNNNNNNNNNNNNNNNNNNNNNNNNNNNNNNNNNNNNNNNNNNNNNNNNNNNNNNNNNNNNNNNNNNNNNNNNNNNNNNNNNNNNNNNNNNNNNNNNNNNNNNNNNNNNNNNNNNNNNNNNNNNNNNNNNNNNNNNNNNNNNNNNNNNNNNNNNNNNNNNNNNNNNNNNNNNNNNNNNNNNNNNNNNNNNNNNNNNNNNNNNNNNNNNNNNNNNNNNNNNNNNNNNNNNNNNNNNNNNNNNNNNNNNNNNNNNNNNNNNNNNNNNNNNNNNNNNNNNNNNNNNNNNNNNNNNNNNNNNNNNNNNNNNNNNNNNNNNNNNNNNNNNNNNNNNNNNNNNNNNNNNNNNNNNNNNNNNNNNNNNNNNNNNNNNNNNNNNNNNNNNNNNNNNNNNNNNNNNNNNNNNNNNNNNNNNNNNNNNNNNNNNNNNNNNNNNNNNNNNNNNNNNNNNNNNNNNNNNNNNNNNNNNNNNNNNNNNNNNNNNNNNNNNNNgtgatggtgatgatgatggtggtgatggtgatgatgctgatggtgatggtggtgatggtgatggtggtgatggtggtgatgatggtgatgatgatgatgatggtgatgatggtgatggtggtgatggtgatgatggtgatggtggtgatgatgatgatgatggtgacaatgGTGGTTTGGTAATGATGATTTGATTGTGGTGATactgatggtggtgatggtagtggtggtgtttGTTAAGGGAACCAAGACACTGAACAAATACCAAGGCCAGACAGGTCAGGGGGAACACCAGACAGCACaaaaaaattgattcttttcCATAAACTCGACCCTCCATGGATCCACTGCTCCAGTCACCAGCCGTCAGATGGCAGTGCCAAGTTCATGGCTCCAGGACAGCGGAGCAGACGCTGGTGCTGCTTTCTTAGGGACACGGGGAAGCACCCGTTTGTCCTCCAACATGGGCGGGAAGGGAGACCCTGCTACTTGTCACACTGGCCCCAAGTTCAGGACAGAACCTAGTAGACTGTCATTTGTACATCACGCCTAGGTTAACAGCCCGGGTCCATCACACACGGGGAGCCACAGGCCGGGTCTGGCCCTACTGTAGCCTCTGAGGCTGAGCCTCTCCTGTCCCGCGATGTGGAAGGAGAGGTGGGGACCCCTGTGCTCCGAGGCCCACATGGGACACNNNNNNNNNNNNNNNNNNNNNNNNNNNNNNNNNNNNNNNNNNNNNNNNNNNNNNNNNNNNNNNNNNNNNNNNNNNNNNNNNNNNNNNNNNNNNNNNNNNNtgtagaccaggctggcctcgaactcacagagatccgcctgcctctgcctcccgagtgctgggattaaaggcgtgctccaccattgcccggctcaggCTTAGTTTTCAACTACTGAGGAGGGCACTTTACTACCCCAACTGGAAAATGGTTTTGGGCTGGCGGTGCAATGACCTCTGGGGCTTCAGAGCACGGAATGGACAGAGAGAACACAAGACTCGCTGTTAGaccaatcagcaagctccagcTGCCTCCAAAATGAAGGACTATGGCTGCCAGCCAGCAGGCAGAGTTAGCGTGACAGAGGGTGGGGCGCTGAGTGGAGGGTGCATGGGGATTAGTCGGGAGGAGAGTCCTTGGGGTGCAGACTTTTAGAAGCCAAGTCAGGATGTACACAAAGGAAGGagtgtgctgggtgctggggtgGCTTCAGAGACAGGTGACCCGTGGGGACAGGCCCAGCAACCCGAGAGCAGAGCTTCGCACAGGCTTGCTGCAGGCTGGAGCTTGCAGGGTTGGGCTTGGTGACAAATTGGAAGTCACTGCGCAGACAAATGACAGTAGCTGGTGCCCAAGGAGGGAAGCCAGAACCTAGCATGTCCACACACAGCCTGGACTCCATCGTGAGGACAGTCGACTCTGTGGGAAATAGGGAGCCATGGAGGGTTCCGGGCAGACAAGTGACCACACCCAAGACGTATCCCGGCTCCACAGTGGGATTTGGGGGTCAGGCTAAGACAGGACTGTACCTGGAAGGCTTGGGGAGGGTCTAGAATGAAGAGCGGCTGAAGTTGGGATGGCAACATCACAGAGCGCATGTGACTCAGGCGTAGATACCACAGCCACGGGCGGCACTGAGTCACCGCCTAGTGTATACCTCAGCGCCACTGTCGCCTGCAGTGACTTACTCATCCATTCGGCCTGGAGCACGGGGAGCTGTCGCCCCACTCACCCTCGGGAGGGGCCCACGACCCACTTCCTTCAACACAGGGAGCATAGAATGTCTACACCATCATCTACTTCCTGTAACCACCGAGTCAACTCGCCTCCTCTACCCACAAGCCTCCATGGCTCCTTCAGACGGAAGGCCAGTCCTCTCTGAAACTCGTGAAGCTACTGTCTCCTCCCCGCACCGCCTGCCTTCTACTCTAGTCACACaggcctccttctccttctcttggtCTGGCCCTGCCTTGACCCCGGCCTTTGCACAGCtgagttccctgccctggggCCTTTGCACAGCTGAGTTCCCTGCCCCGGGGCCTTTGCACTGCACCGTCCCCAGCACCGGGCACACTCTCCAAAGCGAGGTGCTGTGTGACGCAGCTTGGAGGGTGTCTCCAACCATAATTTGGGACGACAGAGCAGGGAGCAGGGTTCTAGAACCTCCCATCTCCCGCATGCCAAGCGCCTTTCtgagcggggggaggggggaggggggaggaccacAGTTCCCTCTGACCCCCGAAGCTGCCTGCAGAGGCCCCCCGGGAGTCTGCGCAGGCGCTGTAGTGATTCGAGCCGCAGGGACTCGCAGCCAATGACCGTGCTTCGTGATGAGGTAATGCACGGAACCGCGTCCTGATTGGTCTCTGCCAGGCCACAAGCTTGTCCTTCAGGGCGGGACTCGCTGCTTTGCCGAAGGGGCTGCGTGGAACTCTCCGGAAAGGAgcccttttcttattttcaaggtGTGAATTTCTAAGACCAGGTCTCcggtagcccaggcttgcctggtACCCCTGATattcccgtctctgcctccctcggGTGTGCTGGATGACACGTATAAACCCTTATGCAGCACCTACTGTACGCCAGCTCACCACCCATGCCGCCACGCCCTACACATTTATTGAACGCCTATGGTGTGTCAACCTGCCACCTACGTGGGATGCGGTGCCCAAACTGCCACGTgcgcattttattttatatttttgttacttttgtgtctaaaattagTTTACTTTGCACTttatcctatttttaaattttattatttattggggCTGGGAGCATGTGTGTCACCTCCCACTTGTGGGGGCCAGAGgactctccttccaccttgtcacgggatcgaactcaggtagtcaggatttgcacactgaaccatctttccagccttcattttattttttaaatgactttcaattatttctaattttagttttcaatgcatttttctttacctttatttcattttgaatgaACTCACTTTCCCATCGTAGGCCAGGCtatcacaatcctcctgtctcagtttgtCCGGTGTGTGGAACACAGATGTAAGTCGCCACGGAGGCCAGGGTAGGCAAAGTGGAAGATGGGACCTCTTCTAAGGCTCAAAATTTTAGGAAGCAGCGAATCTCATGGGACTAATCCTGAGGTTTGTCTCATGTTGGACTGTGATGTAGGGGTAGGATCCCGGGCCCTGCTGGGCAATCTCTGGCCTCCGACTCTGGGCTAGCCTGGCCTCCAGGTTCATTCATCCCTTTACTTTTGGGGtctttctggctttgttttgagacagggttttcttgtgtagaccaggctggcctcgaactcagaactcacccagcctctgtctcacaagtgctgagatcaaaggtgtggcCAACCTAgctgttttttgaggtaggaagtTACacagccaggctgaccttgaagtctcCAGGCAGCAGCAGTGACTCAGCCCCCACGACCCTCCAGTGGTGTCCTACAGCTCCAGAACCCTCTGCCCACTCAGGGACTCACAGACATGGGACCAGGAGGCATTCGCATCTTGGAACTGGTGAAGCGCTGGAGACTCGGTTCAGCACCCTGAGACCCGGTACAGCACCCTGAGACCCGGTGCAGCACCCTCGGGACCCGGTGCAGCACCCTGAGAATCAGGAAAACACCAGAGTCCCAGTACAGCACCCTAGATGGGGTACAGCACCCCCAGACTCTGCCTAGGGCCCATGAGTCTCTGTAAAACTTCATTCCTTTTTGACAACTACATCATATTCCGACGCATGGGCAGAGCTGAGGCTGGGTGGGGTAGACTCGTGCACACGGTGTTGTGGGAGCAGCCTCGGGGGTTTCACGTGGGAGGAAACTACCCCGGGCTGCATTGCAGTTAAGGCAGGATTTAAGATTCAGGTAGGTGGGACAGTTCAGAGCCGCTgcggagggagagagacagactgagAGACTCCCGGGTCCTCTGAGGACCTTTGCACAAGCCCCGGGATGCCAGTCAAGGTAGGCAATGATCCCAGTAGCTTGCCAACTGCCTGCCCCACCACAGTGCCCGCACACAGTGGGTTCTCAATAAAGATTCAAAAACACAATGCAAACTGCGAATTCATGGAACAAGAGGAAAAACCCGCCCGCGTGTCTCCGCGGCCCACCGTGGTGCGGATAGAGATATTAGGGGAGGAAGATCGGCGAGCCCCCCGCCCCCCTTTAATTATCCTGTTGACAAGACTCAGGATCCCGCTCGTCAAGGTGGCATCTGAGAGGACGGTTCCCTTTAGCGACGCTGACAGCTAATTTGTGGGAAGTTTAATTACAGGCGGCGTTAATTAACTGGCAAAGCGCTGGGCGAGGACGGCGGCCATCTGTTCCGAAGATGTCCTCTCCTTCTGGGCCTGACTGGggctggggggagaggggaggaggagggaggagtgggaggaggaaaggagggcgCGGGAGGAGCGAGGAGGGGAGGACGGATGGCACACTCTATTTCTGGTNNNNNNNNNNNNNNNNNNNNNNNNNNNNNNNNNNNNNNNNNNNNNNNNNNNNNNNNNNNNNNNNNNNNNNNNNNNNNNNNNNNNNNNNNNNNNNNNNNNNGAGGGAGCAGAGGAGTAGGGGGGAGTGCTAGGCCTTCGCCGAAGCTGGGACACCATTAACCACCTCCGTGCCCACCCTGGTCTTAGGACCTTTGCACACGGCTGCGCCCAGAACCCCGGGGCCCcgcagccctggctctccttaGCCTTGCACTCCAGCCTGGAGATCCCCAAGCCCGAAAACCGAGGTCCCCGCCTCCCTGCACAGACCGAGTCCTGGTAGCCTTGACACTCAGTTCAAATCCGGCTCCCTTCTGCCTCTGCGCCCCTGCTGCAGCAGCAGCCCTTTCGGATGAGGGTGACTCGGGATCCCGATCGGGTCACCGCGGCCAGCACGCTCGgcaaagcctcagtttccccctttgCCCTTCCTCAGGCGAACACAGATGGCACCGCCTGGCCGGGCAGGAAGGGGCCCCCGCCGGAGCGGGGGTGGGAAGCTGGCATGGGCGCCCCAGCAGCTGGGACTCTTGGCAGCCGATGGCAGCCGGAGGCGGCTGGACACGCGCCCGGGCTCGGGTGGGGGACAGAGAGGCTGCGACAAAATGGGGGACCCCACTCACAGGAGGAGGGGAATCCCGTGTGCACTAAACAGGCGCCTGCTGGATGCGGCGGCCACCGCTCATCTCCAGCCTCCAGGACTGTCGCCTTGTCCCACTGCGGGCCTTCAGTACTCACAAAGCAGGTCACTTAGTCAGTAGATGCTGGCCGCTCACCCAGGCCTTTGCACATACTGTGAAAATCAGCCATTGTCAGACTTGTGAGGCCGGCGTACTGTTGAGGCCATTTTACAGATGGTAAAACTGAGCTCAGGGAGGCGAAACAATGAAGTAGACTGTCTGGCCTCAGGACGCAGTTATTCAAAATGCCCCTCCGCTCTGCCCCTCACACCCGTGCCCCGGGGCACGACTAGGAGGGGCTTTGCTGGGACTTGGGGGCGAGGTTACCTTGTGGCGGGGTAGGACGGGGCGTGGCTATTCTAGGGGCGGATCCTGGGCGGCTGAATTCCCTAGTTTGGCGCGGGAAAGCGGGAACCCTCCAGATTTAAACAGACTTTATTTAAACCCCACACCCCCTCCCCGCGTCAGTTGGGGTCAGGAGGTCTCGGGGTCACTTCTGACGGCTCCACGTTCTCGAGCGTCCCCAGGGACGTGGTTCTGCTGCAGCGACGGCAAGGGACTGTCCGGGCTAGCAGCTCGAGCCTGCGGGAGCGCAGTCGGGCCTGGATGGCCCAGATGGGGGGGCGGCGTCCGGGTAGGGGTGGGTCGTCGCCGCCCACGCTGCTGTTCGCGGAGCCGTCGTGCGTGCTGGCCACCGACTGCTTGCACAGGGGGCACAAGCGTTGCGGGGCGCGCACGAACCAGGGGTCGATGCAGCGGCAGTGGTACACATGCGCGCACGGCAGGATCTTGAGCCGCTCGCCCTCTTCGTACTCGTCCAGGCAAATGGCGCACAGGTCGCTGAGGCGCGTGAACGTGAGCACCTGGGCCTTCTGGCACGTCTGGGTCTTCACCGTGGTGCCCCGGCTCCCCCAACACCGGAACCGTGGCCACAGCTGCCTCAGCACGAACAACGTGGACGCGGCCAGGGCCAGGGCTCGAGCGAGCGCCCAGGATGCGGCCACGGCGGGGTGACACTCGGGGTCTGGACAGGGTACCCCGTGGGGCAGCAGCACGCTCGCTGGCCGGTCGCAGCGCACGGTCACCTCCAGGTCGTCGAACGCGCGCAGCTGCCCTGGGGCCTCAGTGCGCGCGGGAGCTGCTGTGGCTCCAGCCCTCCGCGCGTGCAGGCCCGTGCTCTCCCACGTGCAGCCCAGCGGCCGGACTATCACTAGTGTGTCTAGCGAGGGGTTATCGGGCTCAGTAGTCTCGATCGCGAGGCAGGCGTTGGCCGGCCTGGCCGCCAGCAAGTAGCTGCGTATGCCCTGGGGGCCCAAGGGGATCCCAAGCAGCGCCGGGAGCTCCGAAAAGTCCACGGAGCTCAGGTTAACCTGCTCGTTCGCGGACGACGGGGACAGAACCAACCAGAGGGCCACCAGGGCCATTGGGGCTACTCGGGCCCATGCCGACCGCGCCATGGCCGTCCCTACCTCCAGCTGTCGCGCGCCGCCAAGTCCCGCGTGGGACGGCACGGGAGCCCTTCGGGCATCTCCGGAACCACCCGGAGAGCCCGTGGCCGGGTGGGAGCGGCGCCCGCTGTGGCCGGACGCAGGGCCTCAAGTGGAAGTGACCCCTGGGGACAGCGCGGTCCACCTGGTGTCCAGGAGACCTGCTCTGAGGATGACACCTCGGGGTTGTAGAAGCCTCCGAGCTCTGTGACGTCATTGTCACGTACGCCCAGGAACACTCAGCTGTGCGGACTCCTAGCTGGTGGCGTATTACTAAACCCCGACTCAGGTCATTCCCAGGGGAGTCCAGGGCATGGGCCCCAAGGGACATCCATTCTTGGAAGTGGGAACCGAATTTCACTCAGCATCCGGACACAAGGGTAGAGTTCAGGGTGCAGGAAAAGGCTCCAAAAGGGATTCTGGGGGGTTCCCTTATCTTCCGTCCACTCGCAGCTGCGCAGACATCCCACGGAGGGGAACCTTGTCGCCCACTCTCAAGGCCCCATGTCAGCCCTGGGCTTGTGCTGTGGCCACGGGAACTCAAGGCTCCTAATCGCTGAACTCTGCTCAATGTCGCACCCCAAAGAACAATCCAGGAAGATAGAAGCTTGTATTTTTGTGAGGAGTTACACCTTCCCACTCACACAGAGACTGAGGAGCCCCCACTATGGGGACCTTAGAGATGGAGCCGGATTCACTCTCCAGCTTTGGTACCTGCGAGTCGTCTCCATTGTCACCTTGGAGAGCGCATGCTGCCACAGTTGAGGACTGTTATTCTAGAAGGGAGATCTTCAAGAAAACTGAAACTACAAGGtgctgccttctgcctccctccaacCCGACGACCGGTTCCTCCGCCTACTGTGCCACCCTAGGGAAGACCCACCCCTCTGGCCCTTGCTCTCTTGTCCCCTGTGGTGACGCCTCCCTCTGGTTCTGGGCATAGCAGAGAGGGGTACTGGGACGGGCCACGTGTTTGGCTGTGACTGAAGTTCGCAGGCAGGGGCGTGCCTGGGACTGACCCCTTTCAGCGCTCCCGGCTCCGGCCCCGTTGGCAGGACTGTGATGGAGCCTGACGCGGTCTGATTATAAAGAGGGAAGGTCGGTGCTTCTGTGTAGTTGgtcatttgctgttttcttgtttttgtggaACAGGGTCCAGGCTGTccaggagctcactatgtagcccaggttgacccagaactcacagcgatcctcctgcctctgcctcccaagtgctggggttaaaggcgtggcCATCAGGCTGGGTTTTCCCTGGTTCATAGCGTCACAAGGTCCGACCTAGAGGTGGAcggatctgagagagagagagaaagagagagagagagagagagagagagagagagagagagagagagaggcacacctGTCACttcactcaggaagctgaggcaagggcATTGTCTGGAATTCAAAGCCAGCGtgtcagagagagacagggggaaGAGGACTCTGGGGTCCCTCAAGCCCCTTCTCAAGTACACCCTGGACCCAGGGCCCTCCCTTCAGGCCCCGCCCCTTTAAGGCTCCACCTCCTGCCAATAATTCCCCCCTCCTCCGCCCACCCAGCCTAGAGCACCTGGGCTCTTTGCCCATAGATACCCATGTGACTCCGGGGTGGGCGGGGTCCCAGCTCTCCCAAGTGCCTGCCAAAGGTTTCCAGGTGCCTCAGATCTCACACACCGCATTGCGGAGAGCACTTATTGAGCGCCAACTGCATAGCAGGTCCAGGGCCTGCACCATGACACCTGTCAATCACGGTATCCTTGCCGTCTGGACTccgtaacccaggctggccttgaagtcaagGCAATTCTGccctctccctccagccccaccccttttccaagacagggcctTGGTCATTGGCTGGGCTTCCCTGAGAGGCCCAGGGACCTCAACAGTTCCCAAGAGGCCACAAGGCACGTCCCTCCGACAGGAAGAATGCAGGAATGGTGGGAAACTGAGACAATGTCAGCAGAGGGACCGGGTCCCTCAGGTGAGGACACACTGTTCTCGGGATCAAAGATCCTGGGGTCCAGCCCGGCACCACCAAGAAAAGGGCACAGAATTGCTTGCATGCCAGCCCTGGgagagttgaggcaggaggatcgctgtgagttccagacctgtCTGGGCTGCAgatggaaaccctgtcttaaaagaaaagaatcagggGACTTGCTGGTGAAGCGGGACACAGCTGCATGGCCATCTGGCCGCCCGGCTGCGATGCGGGAGGGGGGGGCATCCGAGCACTATTTCCTgtaagtttaaaattatttcacaacAGAACACTTTTAAATGCAgaaatctttggaaaaaaaaaaaacctggggaaAAGCAGCTGGAGAGGAGGGCGGAGATACTAGACAgactgggagtggggagggcagagaacgCGGCTGTCAATCAGAGGGAAAGGAGGACATGGCTTCCAATGGACCTTGGCCCTGAGAGGTATCTAGGAGGGAAGACAGgacagaacagaaggagggagaccgAGGGACTGAGAGAGACTGGGGTGGGGGCCGCAGGAGACGGGAGGGACTTTAAGTCTATACTCCGTGGGTGGCCACCCTTCCCCCAGTCACACACCCCACAAAAAAGACCAAACGAGGAGTCTCCCATGTGTAGCACAGACCTTCTCGGGCCGTCAGACATTGGCAGTGCAGAACTCCGTAGGGAGGAGTCCCCAAGATGCTGCTCCCAAGCGTAAGATGGGTGTGGAGTGACCGTGCCATCTGCGCAGCTGAGGGACATCCACCTCCTGGTACTTAACAGAGAAGAAACTGGGAAGGCCCAGAGAGAGACCCAGACAGCCGCAGGACCACAATCCACAGAAACCGGGTATATAAGCACTGGGTATGCTGAGCCAGGAGAAGCAGGCATTCCGGGTCAGCCTGGTCCCCCTGACCCTGTGTGCGTTTGTGCTTCAGGGCTTTCCATCTACTCCCAGTGAGATGTGATTATCTTCCTTGGTCCACGcacttggggaaactgaggctggcacCACATAAGCAGTTTGGCCAAGGTGATGATGGTTAGGAGGTCAGATTTAAATACAGGGTCACGCAGGGTTCCTCCACCATATCTTTATGTACAAGCTGAGCTTTGCAGCCCAAGACTGTGGAGAACACCAAGCGACCCAGAGTCTTCCCCCAcctatgagtgctgggaatgagaTGAAGCTTTGGcagagccacgcccccagcccctcactggggattccaGGCGggactccaccctgaccacgcccccagtcCCCTGAAAAGCTGCCGGAGGATTGGGGTCGGCTGCTCTCAGAACAAAGCTAGAGGAAgcgctcttcccctcccccaccaagacCCTCTGGGAATGGCGCCAATTAAGAGCAAATCAATTAAGCAAACTGTGCTTTGGCTTTGCCCTTAGCACTCTGCCCTCGGCCTCCCTGACTGGAAGCAAACGCATTTGTGGTCAGAGCTGAGGCGGGATCAGGACTTTCCAGGCAGAGCTCTTACTGGCCCCTGGGACATGGAGTCAGTTACGTGATCCAACCGAGAGTGGAGGGGGTACCTGTGAGCCAGCACCGTGGAGGAGCCGGTCTGTTCCTGAGGACCAGCTACAGTATGACAGGAGTGTGCGCAGAGCTGCGGGAAAAGAAGGCTATAATTTGCCCATTTTACACGTCAATCAAGTGCCCTAAGTTGCTGTAGCTTTTGTGGCATGTTGTCTGGGcgatttgatatttaaaaaagaaaagatgaaaattcaaGCTCACAGTTTGCAGCTCAAAATGCACAGCTATCTCTCCCCAAGGCCTCTGCAGGGAGTCTGGACCCAGCAGACTCCAGGAGAAGTGAGCCCCTGGATCCAACCATTCCTGAAGTCACTATGTCATAGGACTCCCCAGCTGCAACCTAGGCATTAACGTGCATAGCTTCTGTGTGGCGATTATATGGCATGGATATATCCAAGGACAGTGACAGTGCTCACATTCCAGTGAAATCCAGATGGTCTGAGGCCATGGGAACAAGGGCAGGCTCAGGATTGCCTGCCAGAGATGTAAGAGGTGTTTGTTATCCAGCAGGAGCTGATTATTACATGTACACACCCTAAGACTGCCTTTCCTAGCTTCTGAGATTAGTTGGATTACAAGGGGCTTCAGGACTGGAT
This portion of the Microtus ochrogaster isolate Prairie Vole_2 unplaced genomic scaffold, MicOch1.0 UNK98, whole genome shotgun sequence genome encodes:
- the Znrf4 gene encoding E3 ubiquitin-protein ligase ZNRF4, which codes for MARSAWARVAPMALVALWLVLSPSSANEQVNLSSVDFSELPALLGIPLGPQGIRSYLLAARPANACLAIETTEPDNPSLDTLVIVRPLGCTWESTGLHARRAGATAAPARTEAPGQLRAFDDLEVTVRCDRPASVLLPHGVPCPDPECHPAVAASWALARALALAASTLFVLRQLWPRFRCWGSRGTTVKTQTCQKAQVLTFTRLSDLCAICLDEYEEGERLKILPCAHVYHCRCIDPWFVRAPQRLCPLCKQSVASTHDGSANSSVGGDDPPLPGRRPPIWAIQARLRSRRLELLARTVPCRRCSRTTSLGTLENVEPSEVTPRPPDPN